DNA from Acidobacteriota bacterium:
CCGAAGACAGATTCAGGGCCTTGAGAAGCCGGACGGCATCCCGGGTCTTCGGTTCCTTGAATTCGAGCGTTTCGACGATCATCAGGTTCTGTTCTTCGAATTTCTGGGTGAGCGCCGACAGCAGGGCGTTGCGCCGGGCTTTTTTTGGCATGGCATAGGAATAGTCCCGGGGCTGCGGGCCGAAGGTCGTTCCGCCCTTTCTCCACAAGGGAGAGCGATTGCTTCCGGCCCGGGCCCGGCCCGTGCCCTTTTGCCGCCAGGGTTTGCGGCCGCCGCCGCTGACCATGGCGCGTGTTTTGGTGGCCGCCGTCCCCCGGCGCTGGTTGGCTCTATAATTGACGACGGCTTCATAGATGAGGTGGGTTTTCACCGGGTAGGAGAAAAGCCCCTCGGGGAGATCGATCTCCCGGGCCGTCCGTCCATCCGTATCGAGAATCGGCAATTTGCTCATGACTCACTCTTTTTCGGAATTTGGGCGGCGCCGGCGCGGCCGTGTCCTTTCCGGATCATGAGATAAGCGCCCTTGGCACCCGGAACCGCTCCCTTGACGACGAGCAGGTTGTTCTCCGTATCGGCCTCGAGAACAAGCAGATTCTGAACCGTAACGCGCGCGTTACCCATCTGTCCGGGCA
Protein-coding regions in this window:
- the rplD gene encoding 50S ribosomal protein L4; translated protein: MSKLPILDTDGRTAREIDLPEGLFSYPVKTHLIYEAVVNYRANQRRGTAATKTRAMVSGGGRKPWRQKGTGRARAGSNRSPLWRKGGTTFGPQPRDYSYAMPKKARRNALLSALTQKFEEQNLMIVETLEFKEPKTRDAVRLLKALNLSSALLVDNQDNTNLFLAVRNVPGVKAVDPGRINIYDVLNHTGLVFSQRAFEFLREKWS